The following coding sequences lie in one Steroidobacter denitrificans genomic window:
- the leuA gene encoding 2-isopropylmalate synthase yields the protein MLKDPAEKYRAFAPIALSDRTWPDKTITAAPLWCSVDLRDGNQALIEPMDTARKRRLFDLLVKTGFKEIEVGFPAASQTDFDFVRELIEQNLIPPDVTIQVLTQARSELIARSFEALRGARRAIMHLYNSTSTLQRRVVFGLDRPGIIDIAVKGAQWVREHAERQSDTEWVLQYSPESFTGTELDFAVEVCDAVNAVWQPTPQRKVILNLPATVEMATPNVYADQIEWFSRHIARRDSVILSVHPHNDRGTAVAAAELAVMAGADRVEGTLFGNGERTGNVDIVTLALNLYTQGVKPDLDFSNINEAARCVEYCNQLPIHPRHPYVGDLVFTAFSGSHQDAIKKGLAARQEESLWEVPYLPIDPRDVGRTYESVIRVNSQSGKGGIAYLLERDYDLTMPRRLQIEFSQVVQAVADASGKELSAEQIWALFADEYLGTQGDYVYGSHQLAHSRKDQNLERLTLKLKCRGQGTVLHGEGNGPIDALVDALGLQFDVLSYEEHSVGSGSDARAAAFVEITTPGRATLFGVGVHVNIITASLLAVLSAVNRAMRRGLLDDSIPAASAGG from the coding sequence ATGTTGAAGGACCCTGCAGAAAAATACCGCGCATTTGCGCCCATCGCCCTGAGTGACCGGACCTGGCCGGACAAGACGATCACGGCCGCCCCGCTATGGTGCAGCGTCGATCTGCGCGACGGCAACCAGGCACTGATCGAGCCCATGGACACGGCGCGCAAGCGTCGCTTGTTCGACCTGCTGGTGAAGACCGGGTTCAAGGAGATCGAGGTCGGCTTCCCTGCCGCCTCCCAGACCGACTTCGATTTTGTGCGTGAGCTCATCGAGCAGAACCTGATCCCACCGGATGTGACCATCCAGGTGCTGACACAGGCTAGATCCGAGCTGATTGCACGCAGCTTTGAAGCGCTGCGTGGCGCTCGCAGGGCCATCATGCATTTGTACAACTCCACCTCCACCCTGCAGCGGCGCGTGGTGTTTGGACTGGATCGCCCCGGCATCATCGATATCGCTGTCAAAGGTGCTCAATGGGTGCGTGAGCACGCCGAGCGCCAGTCCGACACGGAATGGGTTCTCCAGTACAGCCCGGAGAGTTTCACCGGCACCGAGCTGGATTTTGCTGTCGAGGTTTGTGACGCAGTCAATGCCGTATGGCAGCCCACGCCGCAGCGCAAAGTCATCCTGAATCTGCCTGCGACGGTGGAAATGGCAACACCCAATGTCTATGCCGACCAGATCGAATGGTTCAGCCGGCATATTGCCAGGCGCGATTCGGTTATTTTATCCGTTCATCCGCACAACGACCGCGGCACGGCCGTGGCCGCCGCCGAACTGGCGGTGATGGCGGGCGCCGACCGTGTCGAAGGCACCTTGTTCGGCAACGGCGAGCGTACCGGCAATGTCGATATCGTGACCTTGGCGCTCAACCTGTATACCCAGGGCGTCAAACCCGACCTGGATTTCTCGAACATCAACGAAGCGGCACGCTGCGTCGAGTATTGCAACCAGTTGCCTATTCATCCGCGTCATCCGTATGTCGGCGACCTGGTATTCACCGCCTTCTCCGGCTCGCATCAGGACGCCATCAAAAAAGGACTGGCGGCGCGTCAGGAAGAAAGCTTGTGGGAAGTTCCGTACCTGCCGATCGATCCGCGCGATGTCGGCCGTACCTACGAGTCGGTCATCCGGGTCAACAGTCAATCCGGCAAGGGCGGCATCGCCTACCTGCTGGAGCGCGACTACGACTTGACGATGCCGCGGCGGCTACAGATCGAATTCAGCCAGGTCGTGCAGGCGGTCGCCGATGCCAGCGGCAAGGAACTCAGTGCCGAACAGATCTGGGCCTTGTTTGCGGACGAGTATCTTGGCACTCAAGGCGATTATGTCTATGGCTCACATCAATTGGCGCACTCGCGCAAGGATCAGAACCTGGAACGGCTTACCCTGAAATTGAAGTGCCGCGGACAGGGCACCGTACTGCATGGAGAAGGCAACGGACCGATCGATGCGCTCGTCGATGCCCTGGGACTGCAGTTCGACGTCCTCTCCTACGAGGAGCATTCGGTGGGCTCGGGTAGCGATGCACGCGCCGCCGCCTTCGTGGAGATCACCACACCTGGACGCGCCACCTTGTTCGGTGTCGGCGTGCACGTGAACATTATTACCGCCTCTTTGTTGGCGGTTCTGAGCGCCGTCAATCGTGCCATGCGGCGTGGACTGCTGGACGACTCGATACCGGCGGCGAGCGCAGGCGGCTAA
- a CDS encoding CBS domain-containing protein: protein MLRVKHLLDLKGRSVWSIAPEEPVLRAIQLMAAKGVGALPVLKGLELVGIVSERDYARKVILQGHSSSDTQVREIMYSPVITVTENETVHHCMELVTERRIRHLPVVERDRVIGIVSIGDLVKAVIEEQQQTIDQLERYIVG from the coding sequence ATGCTACGAGTAAAACATTTACTTGATCTGAAGGGCCGCTCCGTATGGTCCATCGCGCCGGAGGAGCCGGTGCTCAGGGCCATCCAGCTGATGGCAGCGAAGGGAGTCGGTGCCTTGCCGGTTCTAAAGGGGCTGGAATTGGTAGGTATCGTGTCCGAGCGTGACTATGCACGCAAAGTCATCCTGCAAGGCCATTCCAGCTCGGACACGCAGGTACGTGAGATCATGTATTCGCCGGTCATCACCGTTACCGAGAACGAAACGGTGCATCACTGCATGGAGCTGGTCACCGAGCGGCGTATTCGGCACTTGCCGGTCGTGGAACGGGACAGGGTGATTGGTATCGTCTCGATCGGTGATCTGGTGAAGGCCGTGATAGAAGAACAGCAACAAACCATCGACCAGTTGGAACGGTATATCGTCGGCTAA
- the slyD gene encoding peptidylprolyl isomerase — MQISRDAVASIHYTLTDDDGKTLDSSAGGEPLAYLHGAGSLVPGLERELDGKSAGDKFSVKIAPGDGYGQYDKNLVQRIPRRALKGVGKLFVGQQLQARSEQGFRVVVVTQIVGDMITIDGNHPLAGQNLNFEIEVAGVRAATEEELAHGHVHGPGGHHH, encoded by the coding sequence ATGCAGATTTCCCGGGACGCCGTCGCCTCGATTCACTACACGCTCACCGATGACGATGGCAAGACGCTCGACAGTTCGGCCGGCGGCGAACCGTTGGCCTATTTGCACGGCGCCGGCAGTCTGGTGCCGGGCCTGGAGCGTGAGCTCGACGGTAAGTCCGCGGGCGACAAGTTCAGCGTGAAAATCGCGCCCGGCGATGGCTATGGTCAATACGACAAGAATCTCGTACAGCGCATTCCGCGACGCGCATTGAAAGGAGTCGGCAAGCTGTTCGTGGGTCAGCAACTGCAGGCTCGGTCGGAGCAGGGTTTCCGTGTGGTGGTTGTCACACAAATCGTCGGCGATATGATCACGATCGATGGAAATCACCCGCTGGCGGGCCAGAACCTGAATTTCGAGATCGAAGTGGCCGGAGTGCGTGCCGCTACCGAAGAGGAATTGGCGCATGGTCACGTGCACGGCCCGGGCGGGCATCATCACTGA
- a CDS encoding exodeoxyribonuclease III — protein MKIYSWNVNGIRAVLKKGLFQPFLEAHQPDILCLQETKAERGQVEIDLPDYHEYWNSAVKKGYSGTAIFSRCKPLAVINGFPEEFANRFKFADELQRDSADEGRVITAEFERFFVVTVYTPNAKDDLSRVKLRFEHWDPAFLAYCKQLETRKPVIFCGDLNVAHTELDLANPKANRGKKGFTDEERAGFQNLLDAGFIDTFRLFTQGKGHYSWWSHFANARARNVGWRIDYVLVSPSLRDAVSAAEIHPGVMGSDHCPVSITLAAE, from the coding sequence ATGAAGATTTACTCCTGGAACGTCAACGGCATCCGTGCCGTCCTCAAGAAAGGACTGTTTCAACCTTTTCTTGAAGCTCATCAGCCGGACATTCTTTGCCTGCAGGAAACCAAGGCGGAACGTGGTCAGGTCGAGATCGATCTGCCTGATTATCATGAATACTGGAACTCCGCCGTCAAGAAAGGTTATTCGGGGACAGCCATTTTCTCCAGGTGCAAGCCGCTTGCGGTGATCAACGGCTTTCCCGAAGAGTTCGCGAATCGGTTCAAATTCGCCGACGAACTGCAACGCGACAGCGCCGACGAAGGCCGGGTCATCACCGCCGAATTCGAACGATTCTTTGTGGTCACCGTGTATACGCCCAATGCAAAAGACGATCTCAGCCGGGTGAAGCTGCGCTTCGAACACTGGGATCCGGCATTTCTTGCCTACTGCAAGCAGCTCGAAACCAGAAAACCCGTCATTTTCTGCGGCGACCTCAATGTTGCTCATACTGAACTCGATCTTGCCAATCCCAAGGCGAATCGCGGCAAGAAAGGCTTCACCGATGAGGAGCGTGCCGGCTTTCAGAATCTCCTCGACGCGGGCTTCATCGACACCTTTCGGCTATTCACGCAAGGCAAGGGGCATTACAGCTGGTGGAGTCACTTCGCCAATGCACGCGCCCGGAATGTCGGCTGGAGGATCGATTACGTACTGGTTTCTCCATCATTGCGCGACGCCGTCAGCGCAGCCGAGATCCACCCCGGCGTCATGGGCAGCGATCATTGCCCGGTCAGCATCACCCTGGCGGCGGAGTGA
- a CDS encoding NTP/NDP exchange transporter, which yields MRNAPLRHRLAALFNIRREEAVPVLLAVFFFFCILTALMVLRPARDALGMQRGIETVRWLFIGTALVTLLANPLFGWLVSRFRRLRFIAVTYLFFAATLVGFHLLLVFAPDAIGTTSGQVFYVWFSVFNLFATMLFWALMADRFSLEQSKRFFALIAVGGTLGAIFGPWLAAVLAQSLGTSALLLVSAGFLMLALCAAWAVARSQAGKDAPDARSCVSHDAPHDRASAAYVVIGGSAWQGLRAVFRSPYLLGIAGYVIIMAIMATLLYFTRLQMVAALGEDMDQRTAIFARIDLITQVATLLLQAVIAGRLMKRLGVHVTLILLPLTVALGFIGLAIAGTLAALIVFEAAFRAIQRALTRPARETLYTVVSREDKYKSKAFIDTFGYRGGDVAGAQLEGALGRLGMGLAGLASLAIPLALAWAALGLWLGRTQQRIDAGRESSFSPAPQAVPDLLSTTMRQR from the coding sequence ATGAGGAATGCCCCGCTGCGACATCGCCTGGCCGCCCTGTTCAATATTCGTCGTGAGGAAGCCGTACCGGTACTGCTGGCCGTTTTTTTCTTTTTTTGCATTCTCACGGCATTGATGGTTCTGCGCCCGGCCCGCGATGCCCTCGGCATGCAGCGAGGTATCGAGACCGTGCGCTGGCTGTTCATAGGCACCGCACTGGTCACATTGCTGGCCAACCCGCTATTCGGCTGGCTGGTGAGCCGCTTCCGGCGGCTGCGGTTCATTGCGGTGACATATCTGTTTTTCGCCGCCACCCTGGTCGGTTTTCATCTGCTGCTGGTGTTCGCGCCGGATGCAATCGGGACAACCAGCGGACAGGTGTTCTATGTCTGGTTCAGCGTCTTCAATCTGTTCGCCACGATGCTGTTCTGGGCGCTGATGGCGGATCGTTTTTCGCTGGAGCAGAGCAAGCGCTTCTTTGCGCTGATCGCGGTAGGCGGAACCTTGGGTGCAATCTTCGGCCCATGGCTGGCAGCGGTACTGGCACAGTCGCTGGGCACCTCCGCATTGCTGCTGGTTTCGGCCGGATTCCTGATGCTGGCGCTGTGCGCGGCATGGGCCGTAGCTCGCAGCCAGGCCGGCAAGGATGCACCCGATGCCCGATCCTGCGTGTCTCATGACGCTCCTCATGATCGAGCATCGGCGGCATACGTCGTCATCGGCGGCAGTGCCTGGCAGGGCCTCCGAGCGGTGTTTCGTTCGCCTTATCTGCTGGGCATTGCCGGCTACGTGATCATCATGGCGATCATGGCCACACTGCTGTACTTTACCCGGCTGCAGATGGTAGCTGCGCTCGGCGAGGATATGGATCAGCGCACTGCCATCTTTGCGCGAATCGATCTGATCACGCAGGTCGCCACGCTATTGCTGCAGGCCGTCATCGCCGGACGTCTGATGAAGCGGCTCGGGGTACACGTCACCTTGATACTGCTGCCGCTGACAGTGGCGCTGGGCTTCATCGGTCTGGCCATCGCCGGCACGCTGGCGGCATTGATCGTGTTCGAGGCTGCATTCCGCGCGATCCAACGGGCTCTCACCCGGCCGGCACGCGAGACCCTGTACACGGTGGTCAGCCGCGAGGACAAGTACAAGTCCAAGGCCTTCATCGATACCTTCGGTTACCGTGGCGGCGACGTTGCCGGCGCACAGCTCGAAGGTGCGCTCGGGCGACTGGGCATGGGCCTGGCCGGGCTGGCAAGTCTCGCGATTCCGCTGGCCCTGGCCTGGGCGGCGCTGGGATTATGGCTGGGCCGGACACAGCAGCGCATCGATGCAGGCCGTGAATCCTCGTTTTCACCAGCGCCGCAGGCCGTTCCGGACCTGCTTTCCACG